GCAACAGGCTCAATGACGGCGATTTCAAGGAATCGATCCTGACGCGCCTGCTGGAAAAGCTGCGTTTTCTCGCCCGGGCCAACACCCTGACCGGCAGCCGCCGCAACATCGGACGGCACTACGATCTGTCCAACGATTTCTTCCAGACCTTTCTGGACGAATCCATGGCCTATTCGTGCGCCATTTTCAAAAATGACGGCGATTCCCTCGAAACGGCCCAGAAGAACAAGTACCACGCCATTATCGACAAGGCCCGTCTGGGCGCCGACGATCACCTGCTGGAGATCGGCTGCGGCTGGGGCGGGTTTGCCATGGAGGCCGTACGACGGACCGGATGCCGGGTTACCGGCATCACCATTTCCAGAGAGCAGTACGCATTTGCCCGTCAGCGGGTTCGCGAGGCCGGGTTGAAGGACCGCATCCGCATTCTTTTTCGCGATTACCGCAAAATGCGCGGGCGCTTCGACAAAATCGTTTCCATCGAGATGTTGGAGGCGGTGGGGCACGCCTATTTCGGCACCTTCTTTAAGCAGTTGGATCGTCTGCTGGCCCCTGACGGCATTGCCGTCATCCAGACCATCACCATTCCCGATCAGCGCTACGAGGTCTATCGCAAAAGCCACGACTGGATTCAGAAGCACATCTTTCCGGGCGGCCTGCTGCCGTCCCTGACGATTTTGACCCGCGCCATGACCCGCCACTCCAGCCTGATGATCGATCATGCGGAGAATATCGGCAACCACTACGCCACCACCCTGGCCCGCTGGCATCGCCGCTTTAACGCCAACCGGGACCGGGTCGCCCAACTGGGTTTCGACCGCACTTTTCAACGCAAATGGGCGTATTACCTGGGAAGCTGCGAGGCGGGATTCCGGCAGCGGGTGCTGGGGAACTTGCAGCTGGTTCTGACCCGGGAGGGCAATGCCAAATTGACGGCTTCGTAAAATTTCGAATCATGTATCAGCGGGCAAGCCGGTCAGGGCGTCCAACGCCCGGATCAGTTCGCGGCGGTCTTTTTCGGTGTCCGCCGTGTGGCGGAAGACGTGGGTGGCGCGAATTTTTCGATCCAGCCAGAAACGTCCCGAAGCGCGCTGGGCGTCCGGTGAAGAGGCCAGCCAGACAATGGTGTCGGCGCCCTGCTCCGGGGTCCGCAGCAAAGGGGCCACTTGCCGGTGGAAGGCCGGCAGGGAGGCTTCCAGACCGGGGGTATCCACCCAGCCGGGATGCATGGCATGTACGCCGATTCCGAAATTGGCCCATCGGTTGGCCCAATCTTCGGTGAGCATAACCAGACCGCGCTTGGCACGGGCATAGGCTGTCGGTCCGTCGTAGTCGGCCGGCTCTGCGTCCAGCATACCGGCACGCATGCCCTGGGTATACATGCCCCCGGAGGCGACATTGACGACCCGTGCCGATCCGGCCACTTTTAAGGCCGGCAGCAGCAAAACGGTCAGCAGATAGGGGCTGACCAGGTCGGTCGCCATGGTTCGTTCGACGCCTTCGTCGGTCTGGCCATAGCGGTTGAACAGGGCACCGGCGTTGTTGATCAGGACATCGATGCGCTTGTGGCGCCGCATCAGACGGTCGGCCAGCCTGCGCACTTCCGCCATCAGACTGAGATCGGCCCGCTCGGTTTCAATCCATCCGCCGTTTTTGAGGCGTCCCAGTTCATCCAGCAATCCTTTTAACTTTTGCCCGTCACGCCCCACCACCACCAGATTTGCCCCCCGGCGCACCAGTTCGCGGGCGGCGGCCCGGCCGATGCCCGAGGTGCCGCCGGTAAGCACCATGGTGCGGCCGAAGTACAGGGCCGAGGCCACCGGCCGCCGGCGTTTGCCCAGGATGTAGCCCAGGCGGGTAAAGCCGATCAGTCCGGGGAAAATGGCCCGGTCGGCCATGCGCGTCACCGGGCTTAGTGCCGGTGGGTTGGCGGAACCGTCGATCATCCGTTGCAGCCGTCGGATGGTTGTCCGGGCATAGCGGTCAAACAGGTACCGGCCGATGCGACTGGCCACCGGGTTCTGGTGCCGGTCGAATCGGATCACGACTTCGTAGGTCAGACGGCAACCCGAGGCGGTGTCTGTCAGGCGAATGCGATCCAGGGCACGAAAATGGGCGCCCCGGCCCTCAAGTTCCATCAAGCGGGGGCGCTCCATGCGGACGATGGTGTAGGTCATGGGCACGGGCCGCCATCCGAAACGCAGCGTGATGACGAAACGGCTGCCCACAGCCGGTTCGCCGGGGGACAGCTTGCGTCCGGAAAAGGCGGTAGGATCCCATTCCACCACGTTGTCCCAGCGGCTCAAATAGTCGAAGAGTCGAGCAGCAGGCTGATCCATATCGATCGTTTTGGTGATTCGCCATTGGTTGGTCATGCGCCCCGCCTTTCGTTGCACTGGTTGGCAGAACCTATCATTTACTACCCAGGATTAACTCAATCTTTGTCTGCTCTTGCGGCTTGTCAAACAGCAGGCAGAAATTACTTTACTTCTATGATCTGAAACAAACCTGGAATTTTCTCCTGCACCCGGAGAAAGAGGGGAAAACGATGAAACCGATATTCGCATTTTTGCTTTTTGCAATACTTATGACAGCGCCGGGCTCCAAGGCCGAAACGACTGTGGCGGTGGACGACTTTCGCTTCACCAAAACGGTGGACATTCAGGACCAGCGTCTGAAGCTGAAAGGTGCCGGTCTGCTGCGGTATATGGTGTTTATCAAGGCTTACGCCGGTGCCCTCTATCTGCCGGATCCGGCGCCGTCCGATCCGGTGCTGGCGCCGGTAGCCAAGCGGCTGGAACTGGCCTACTACCATGCCATTGGCAGCGAAGATTTCGCCAAGGCCACCCGCGCGAAAATACGGGACAATATCGATGCGGACCAGGCCCAAAAGCTGCGTGCCCGGATCGACCGCCTGGCCGAGATGTACCGGGATGTAAAACCCGGAGACCGCTATGCGCTGACCTACCTTCCGGGTAAAGGCACCCGCCTTTCCCTGAACGGGGAAGACCTGGGCCTTATTCCCGGCGATGACTTTGCCGGCGCCGTTTTCTCCATCTGGCTGGGCGATTATCCCATCGATGAGGCGTTCAGGGATACGCTCCTGGGGGTCTCATGAAGACAAACCGCCCACAGGATCGGCTGCCCCTGGGCCGCAAGATCACCTATGGCCTGCCGGCGTTTGCCCTGGCCATGGTGGGGATTCCCGTATATGTCCACATCCCCAAATTCTACACCGACGTTATCGGCGTCAACATCGCCTGGATCGGTGCCATTCTCATGGGGGTAAGACTGTTCGACGCCTTTTCCGATCCGCTGATGGGGGTTGTCTCGGATCGCACGCAGTCCCGCCTGGGGCGCCGCAGGCCCTTTATGCTGTGGGGCAGTATCGGTCTTGCCGCGGCGACGTTTCTGCTCTTTGTGCCTCCCCATGTTACAGGATTTGCGGCCACTGCCTGGTTCGCAATGACCATCGTGGCCTTGTTCGCTTTCTGGACGGTGGTCACGGTACCCTATGAAGCCTTGGGACCGGCCCTGACCCGCGACTACACCGAGCGGACCTCCCTTTTTGCCTGGCGGGACGGATTGCTGATTGCAGGGACCCTTCTGGCGGCGGCATCGCCGGTGCTGATTGAAGGCCTGCAGGGAAACCCTGCCACGGCCGCCGCCCAGCGCCAGAAGTTTCTCTGGATCGCTCTTCTCTACGCCCCGCTGCTGATCGGAACCTGCCTGTGGTGCGTGCTTCGCATTCGTGAGAAGGAGGACGGCAAAGCGTCTTCCACCACGTTGACCATCAGGAATCTCAAGAGCGTCGGGCGCAACCGGCCTTTCTGGATCCTGTTGACCGCCTATATGATCGGGGCTTTGGGAAGCAATCTTCCCGCGACCCTGATTCTCTATTATGTCCAGTATGTGCTCGAATCCAGCCGGGCCGATCTCTTTCTTTTCCTTTACTTCGCTTCCGGCATTCTGCTGCTGCCTGCGTGGATCGGCGTCTCGAGGCGCATCGGCAAAAAGAATGCCTGGCTGGCCTCCATGGCCATCAACACCCTGGCATTCAGCGGGGTCTATTTCCTGGGTGCCGGCGACGAGTGGGCCTATGCCGTTCTGGTGGTGGTCTCCGGCATGGGCTTCGGCGCCACCCTTGCACTGCCCTCGGCCATTCAGGCAGACGTCATCGACTACGATGAATTTCTCACCGGCCGTCGCCAGGAGGGCTGGTATATCGGCATCTGGTCGGTCGTCAAAAAACTGGCCGCGGCCCTGGGCGTAGGGGCCGGCCTGACCCTGCTGGGCATGGCGGGATACGCGCCGGGCCAGGTGCAGCCGCCCGAAGTGATCCAGACCCTCAAGGTGCTCTACGCCCTGGTTCCCAGTGTGTGCAATGCGGCCGCTTTTGCCATTGCCCTGGCTTTTCCCATCTCTCCGGCGATTCACCGGCGCATCGTGGAGAGCATCGCCCTGATGAAACAGGGTCGCGAGGTCGCCGATCCGTTAAAAACGTAATGCGCCGAGCCCAATTGACGATTTACGTCCAATAACTGCGCAACTACGCCGCTTTCGCTGATGCATGGAGACACACCATCTCCCAGTAAATAGAGGACGCCCATGGAAAACCGTATCGCCAAATTTGGATGGATCTATGGCATCACGACCATCGTTTTCTTCCTGATCGATCTGGTCTGGATCGGGGTGGTGGCCCGGGATTTCTACGCGGGAACCATCGGCGGCATGCTGCGCGAATCGGTCAATTGGCCGGCGGCGTTGATGTTCTACTTCCTTTACATCGGCGGCATCGTCGTCTTCGTGCTGGTCCCTGCACTCAAAAATGGCTCCAGGGTCCGTCACACCGCTCTGATGGGAGGTCTGCTGGGCTTGTTTGCATACGGCACATTCGACCTGACGGCGCTGGCACTGCTCGAAGGCTGGCCGGTTGTCGTTACCCTCGTGGACATGGTTTGGGGAACCGTTCTCACTGCTGCCACCGCAGGCGGCAGCCTGTGGATCACACACCGATTCTTGAAACCCGATGGATTGAAATAAAAACCGAACATTCAGGAGACAAAAATATG
This window of the uncultured Desulfosarcina sp. genome carries:
- a CDS encoding MFS transporter, whose amino-acid sequence is MKTNRPQDRLPLGRKITYGLPAFALAMVGIPVYVHIPKFYTDVIGVNIAWIGAILMGVRLFDAFSDPLMGVVSDRTQSRLGRRRPFMLWGSIGLAAATFLLFVPPHVTGFAATAWFAMTIVALFAFWTVVTVPYEALGPALTRDYTERTSLFAWRDGLLIAGTLLAAASPVLIEGLQGNPATAAAQRQKFLWIALLYAPLLIGTCLWCVLRIREKEDGKASSTTLTIRNLKSVGRNRPFWILLTAYMIGALGSNLPATLILYYVQYVLESSRADLFLFLYFASGILLLPAWIGVSRRIGKKNAWLASMAINTLAFSGVYFLGAGDEWAYAVLVVVSGMGFGATLALPSAIQADVIDYDEFLTGRRQEGWYIGIWSVVKKLAAALGVGAGLTLLGMAGYAPGQVQPPEVIQTLKVLYALVPSVCNAAAFAIALAFPISPAIHRRIVESIALMKQGREVADPLKT
- a CDS encoding DUF2177 family protein; amino-acid sequence: MENRIAKFGWIYGITTIVFFLIDLVWIGVVARDFYAGTIGGMLRESVNWPAALMFYFLYIGGIVVFVLVPALKNGSRVRHTALMGGLLGLFAYGTFDLTALALLEGWPVVVTLVDMVWGTVLTAATAGGSLWITHRFLKPDGLK
- a CDS encoding chalcone isomerase family protein is translated as MKPIFAFLLFAILMTAPGSKAETTVAVDDFRFTKTVDIQDQRLKLKGAGLLRYMVFIKAYAGALYLPDPAPSDPVLAPVAKRLELAYYHAIGSEDFAKATRAKIRDNIDADQAQKLRARIDRLAEMYRDVKPGDRYALTYLPGKGTRLSLNGEDLGLIPGDDFAGAVFSIWLGDYPIDEAFRDTLLGVS
- a CDS encoding SDR family NAD(P)-dependent oxidoreductase — its product is MTNQWRITKTIDMDQPAARLFDYLSRWDNVVEWDPTAFSGRKLSPGEPAVGSRFVITLRFGWRPVPMTYTIVRMERPRLMELEGRGAHFRALDRIRLTDTASGCRLTYEVVIRFDRHQNPVASRIGRYLFDRYARTTIRRLQRMIDGSANPPALSPVTRMADRAIFPGLIGFTRLGYILGKRRRPVASALYFGRTMVLTGGTSGIGRAAARELVRRGANLVVVGRDGQKLKGLLDELGRLKNGGWIETERADLSLMAEVRRLADRLMRRHKRIDVLINNAGALFNRYGQTDEGVERTMATDLVSPYLLTVLLLPALKVAGSARVVNVASGGMYTQGMRAGMLDAEPADYDGPTAYARAKRGLVMLTEDWANRWANFGIGVHAMHPGWVDTPGLEASLPAFHRQVAPLLRTPEQGADTIVWLASSPDAQRASGRFWLDRKIRATHVFRHTADTEKDRRELIRALDALTGLPADT